The DNA window TGCTCACAAGATTATCTTCTGCAGCCTCATCCTCCCCTGCACCACTATTgaccatcctctccttcctcctggCTTCACAGTCCTCGATGATCTTGTCGAACATTTCATCGAGCTGCCTGTGCGCCCTCCGCATCCGGCGTCTCATCCCGGTCACCACGTCCACGATCCACAGGGACGGGAAGACGTCCGAGAGGCAGAACCCGAAGCTATGGCTCAGCACCACGGCGACCGCTGAATGGAACTGCTCCTTGCGCTCTTGGTTGCACACGTCGCCGAAGGTCGCCAGTCCGGCGATGGAGTTGGTGCACGATACCAGCAGCTTGCCGATGTTCACAGTGGCTTTATctctggcggcggcggtggcgcggatCTCTGCAACTAGGGACATGGTCTCGCTGTCCCTGATCGGCGCCAGCTGCCTGACCTTGTGCTTGCTGAGGAGCTGGAGCACGCAGAGCTTGCGCAGCGCCCGCCAGTAGTCGCCGTAGGGCGAGAAGGCGAGGTCGAGGGTGCCATAGCCGATGATCTCCGCGGCGATCAGGGCCGGGCGCGACGCGAAGTTGACGTCGTTGCTTTGGAGAACCTGCTGCGCTGCGGCCGGAGAGGAGACCACGACAGTGTCGATCTGTCCCAGCCGCAGGTACATCACCGGCCCGTGCTTCTCGGCGAGGTCCCGGAGAGCGGCCTGTGGCTGCGAGGTCACCATGTGATGGATGCTGCCGACGAAGGGGATGGCCCATGGGCCCGGTGGCCGCCTCTTCTTGGTGTTGGCTCTCGAACTGTGCCGGAAGGATGATACAAGGATGAGCAGTGAAGAGAGAAACAGGAAGACAAGGGCGAGTCCGCTTATCTCCATGGATGCTTAAGGTAATCAGCAAACGAGATGACTTTTACTTATAGAGGAGTATTAGTTATTTTGTACTTAGATACCTACTCCACTAGATGCAGTGCAACTGTCCAGGAGCAGTTTCCGAACTTTACGGAAAGTTGATTACAGAAATTAACCATTTGTTATCTTAGGCTGTCTCTGGTCTACAAACTGTTGTCGTCCAACCAAGAAGGAAAAGAGGGAGAGGAATGTAA is part of the Miscanthus floridulus cultivar M001 chromosome 9, ASM1932011v1, whole genome shotgun sequence genome and encodes:
- the LOC136483129 gene encoding 9-beta-pimara-7,15-diene oxidase-like, which codes for MEISGLALVFLFLSSLLILVSSFRHSSRANTKKRRPPGPWAIPFVGSIHHMVTSQPQAALRDLAEKHGPVMYLRLGQIDTVVVSSPAAAQQVLQSNDVNFASRPALIAAEIIGYGTLDLAFSPYGDYWRALRKLCVLQLLSKHKVRQLAPIRDSETMSLVAEIRATAAARDKATVNIGKLLVSCTNSIAGLATFGDVCNQERKEQFHSAVAVVLSHSFGFCLSDVFPSLWIVDVVTGMRRRMRRAHRQLDEMFDKIIEDCEARRKERMVNSGAGEDEAAEDNLVSSMLRIRDEEELGFPFKNTNIKALIFDIFTGGSETSSALAEWVMSELMRHPREMAKAQAEVREAFHNVIPRHHESHMDRLHYTRMVIMETLRLHPILPLLVPHLCRKTCDIGGYEVNKGSIVVINAWAMARNPKYWDNPEEFRPTRFENTTCDYKGSEFHYLPFGSGRRMCPGLSFGVAVLELIVARLLYYFDWSLPGKMLPEELDMDITAGATAKRRNQLHLVATPYDVPIPFEN